A genomic region of Bernardetia sp. ABR2-2B contains the following coding sequences:
- the cdaA gene encoding diadenylate cyclase CdaA, protein MFFCFNIGFLEVKWVDIFDILLVGLLIYNFYKLVKGTVALRVFIGFLSLYFLYLIVEATEMELLSSILGQFMGVGVVAAVVLFQDELRRFLLLIGKAPAFNSDFWNGLFGKDTANIIWNIDAIVDSTKEMARTSTGALIVISRFDDMEKYAATGDIIDAKISKRIISSIFFKNSPLHDGAAIFYKGRIMAGRCRLPLSTNEQIPASLGMRHRAAIGMSEGTSTLILVVSEETGQISIVKNGDITKNLSPQQTRQMLNEYLSAEKKEIDDVPLPN, encoded by the coding sequence TTGTTTTTCTGCTTCAATATCGGTTTTTTGGAAGTAAAATGGGTAGATATTTTCGATATTCTGCTGGTTGGACTCTTAATCTATAACTTTTATAAACTCGTCAAGGGAACGGTTGCACTTCGTGTGTTTATTGGTTTTTTGTCGCTTTATTTTTTGTACCTCATTGTAGAAGCTACTGAAATGGAGCTTTTGTCTTCTATTTTGGGGCAATTTATGGGTGTGGGTGTGGTGGCTGCTGTGGTTTTATTTCAAGATGAACTTCGTCGTTTCTTACTTTTGATTGGAAAAGCACCTGCCTTTAATTCTGATTTTTGGAATGGTCTGTTTGGAAAAGATACAGCAAATATCATTTGGAATATTGATGCCATTGTAGATTCGACAAAAGAAATGGCTCGTACTAGCACAGGCGCACTTATCGTAATTTCTCGTTTTGATGATATGGAGAAATATGCAGCGACAGGAGATATTATTGATGCTAAGATTTCGAAACGAATTATTTCCTCTATTTTCTTTAAGAATAGTCCGTTACACGATGGAGCAGCTATTTTTTATAAAGGTCGTATAATGGCTGGGCGTTGCCGTCTTCCTCTTTCGACAAACGAACAAATTCCTGCTTCTTTAGGGATGCGTCACCGTGCTGCAATCGGAATGAGTGAAGGAACGAGTACGCTTATTCTGGTAGTTTCAGAAGAAACAGGACAAATTTCCATTGTCAAAAATGGCGATATTACTAAAAACCTTTCTCCCCAACAGACACGCCAAATGCTCAATGAATATCTTTCTGCTGAGAAGAAAGAAATTGATGATGTGCCTTTGCCAAATTGA
- a CDS encoding response regulator, protein MKWLNSLSSKITFSFLIITIMVGVMSALTLKYVEDLRERSEEISEVHFEGLRLLTHIAEAYPMTLVKTRDVILSDSLPQRKTYRMDIEEEEEKIKNWTEELGNKMTSEEEKELYTKFKESLKSFKDLRRAALVYAIDEGDLQRSSAMIYGNLENQSKELKSTLDNLIKTKEEIAKKVQTDNNKVVQKTFIYLGVFGGIVLLITIFIPFWIKGQISRPIEIMEEKAAQVALGDLNNVEFKLRGRNDEIGKLGRSFNEIIKSLGQIVNKANAISKGNYDVQLNVRGEKDELSIALNEMTHSLRNQYYLKEGASKLNAILSGHFTSKEVGQKSISFLGEFLQVGCAVLYIYDEEDRKLKLYSSYAFTDRDRLSHEYHLGEGVVGQVAYEKKPIMLKSIPDNSQNITTGTISKSPSSTYTFPLLYENELCGVIELASFEPFTELKKQLISSSAELISSHLYSALQSERIKNLFEVAQAAKREAQSKSKEIEKANILLKEEQLHVQQQSEELQQQNEEMQQQAEELQQTNEELQQQQEQLEGHRTELQIRNEQLTVIQTDLEEKAEELGRASKYKSEFLANMSHELRTPLNSIILLSDMLRRNSSKNLSEKEVQKCSIVYQSGNDLLNLINDILDISKIEAGKMSVNIYHFHTSELLSHLKPLFDELARQKKLDFVVDDQLGIELFNDRDKISQVLKNFLSNAFKFTKKGSVTIRVSKSNHEKLPVKISVIDSGIGIPSNKQKVIFEAFQQVDGSVSREFGGTGLGLSIARELTNMLGGEVHLSSEHGKGSEFYMLLPIENHIGEEDAKKRKLDVVYDKKKRIELRSNADDVAQVKEQAALRKYKRVAQLAVEDDREKVNQGDDIILIVEDNVDYANSLVEISRGLGFKSVIAVSGKEFWQDVEYFNPLGVLLDLGLPDITGAELLEQIKTKPKYRHIPITIVSARDKNIELLEKGAVGYLQKPIEAKAVRDEVLRLTGISHKSTKQMLIVEDDEFQQNYLLELFDKEGVVCKGVMTEAAAIQELETGNYDIVIADLKLEQGTGMGLCRFIKEHNLNIPVIIYTGKDLTASEKEEMRLYSVSVIIKHPQAYTQLLEKAKMFLHQVNEKNPTKGSVKEAAKKEEVATDLINKVESKAKDAEPETTSTFAERDNSNDHFNNGDTSEDFDSIVNKSLESYLADEAEEENSNDLRGKRILIVDDDVRNVFVMTSALENHDADIVEAFNGKEALEALEDEPVDLVLMDIMMPIMNGFETIENIRKQEKWKDLPIIAVTAKALDEDRRKCLEMGANDYMTKPVDYTILMKKIKQHLNKQKA, encoded by the coding sequence ATGAAATGGTTGAATAGTTTATCAAGTAAAATAACGTTTAGTTTTCTCATTATTACAATTATGGTGGGAGTTATGTCTGCACTTACCTTAAAGTATGTAGAGGATTTGCGTGAGCGTTCAGAAGAAATTTCAGAAGTTCATTTTGAAGGATTGCGTTTACTGACTCATATTGCAGAAGCATATCCAATGACTTTAGTGAAGACTAGAGATGTTATCCTGTCTGACTCACTCCCTCAAAGAAAAACATATCGAATGGATATTGAAGAAGAGGAAGAGAAAATAAAAAATTGGACAGAGGAGCTAGGCAATAAAATGACCTCAGAAGAAGAAAAAGAATTATACACAAAATTTAAAGAATCATTAAAATCCTTCAAAGACCTACGCCGTGCTGCTTTGGTATATGCTATTGATGAGGGCGATTTGCAGCGTTCTAGTGCAATGATTTATGGAAACCTTGAGAATCAATCAAAAGAATTGAAATCAACGCTAGATAATTTAATAAAAACAAAAGAAGAGATTGCAAAAAAAGTGCAAACTGATAATAATAAAGTAGTACAAAAAACTTTTATTTATTTAGGTGTATTCGGAGGCATAGTGCTTTTGATTACTATTTTTATTCCGTTTTGGATAAAAGGACAAATTAGCCGTCCTATCGAAATTATGGAAGAAAAAGCAGCACAAGTAGCTCTAGGAGATTTGAATAATGTGGAGTTCAAACTTAGAGGAAGAAATGATGAAATAGGAAAATTAGGACGAAGTTTTAATGAAATCATAAAAAGTCTTGGTCAAATTGTAAACAAAGCAAATGCTATTTCAAAAGGAAATTATGATGTTCAACTCAACGTACGAGGAGAAAAAGATGAGCTAAGTATTGCGCTCAATGAAATGACACATTCTTTACGCAATCAATACTATTTAAAAGAAGGAGCGAGTAAACTAAATGCAATTCTTTCAGGTCATTTTACTTCAAAAGAAGTAGGACAGAAAAGTATTAGTTTCTTAGGTGAGTTCTTGCAAGTGGGTTGTGCAGTTCTTTATATTTATGATGAAGAAGACCGAAAATTAAAACTGTATAGTTCTTATGCTTTTACGGATAGAGATAGACTTTCACACGAATACCACTTAGGAGAAGGCGTAGTCGGACAGGTGGCCTATGAGAAAAAGCCGATTATGCTCAAAAGTATTCCTGATAATTCTCAAAATATAACAACAGGAACAATAAGTAAAAGCCCTTCTTCTACTTATACATTTCCTCTTCTGTATGAAAATGAACTTTGTGGTGTAATAGAACTTGCTAGTTTTGAGCCATTTACTGAACTCAAAAAACAACTAATTAGTAGTTCGGCAGAGCTTATTTCTTCGCATTTGTATTCTGCTTTACAGAGTGAGCGTATCAAAAACCTTTTCGAAGTGGCACAGGCAGCCAAACGAGAAGCACAATCAAAATCAAAAGAAATAGAAAAAGCAAATATTCTTTTGAAAGAAGAACAACTACACGTTCAGCAGCAGTCTGAAGAGCTACAACAGCAAAATGAAGAAATGCAGCAACAAGCAGAAGAGTTACAACAAACAAATGAAGAACTCCAACAACAACAAGAACAGTTAGAAGGACACCGAACAGAATTACAAATCAGAAACGAACAACTTACCGTTATTCAGACTGATTTGGAAGAAAAGGCAGAAGAGCTTGGAAGAGCAAGTAAATATAAATCAGAGTTTTTAGCAAATATGTCGCACGAACTCAGAACGCCTCTCAATTCCATTATTTTGCTTTCTGATATGCTTCGTCGAAACTCATCTAAGAACTTGTCAGAAAAAGAAGTTCAGAAATGTAGTATTGTTTATCAATCAGGTAATGATTTACTTAATCTTATCAATGATATTCTTGATATTTCAAAAATTGAGGCTGGAAAAATGAGTGTCAATATTTATCACTTCCATACAAGCGAACTACTTTCTCATCTCAAACCTTTATTTGATGAACTTGCAAGACAGAAAAAATTAGATTTTGTTGTTGATGACCAATTAGGAATTGAGTTATTTAATGATAGAGATAAAATTAGTCAAGTCTTAAAAAACTTCTTGTCTAATGCCTTTAAGTTTACCAAAAAGGGAAGTGTAACGATTCGTGTTTCTAAAAGTAATCATGAAAAACTACCTGTCAAGATTTCTGTTATTGATTCTGGTATTGGTATTCCTAGTAATAAACAAAAAGTTATTTTTGAAGCTTTCCAACAAGTAGATGGTTCGGTATCAAGAGAATTTGGTGGAACGGGTTTAGGGCTTTCTATTGCTCGTGAGCTTACCAATATGCTTGGTGGAGAAGTACATTTGAGTTCTGAACATGGAAAAGGAAGCGAGTTTTATATGCTTCTTCCCATCGAAAATCATATTGGAGAAGAAGATGCCAAAAAACGCAAACTAGATGTTGTCTATGACAAGAAAAAAAGAATAGAACTTCGCTCAAATGCTGATGATGTAGCACAAGTAAAGGAACAAGCTGCATTAAGAAAATACAAACGAGTAGCGCAACTTGCCGTAGAAGACGACAGAGAAAAAGTCAATCAAGGCGATGATATTATTCTGATTGTAGAAGATAACGTAGATTATGCCAATAGTTTGGTCGAAATTAGTCGTGGATTAGGTTTCAAAAGTGTCATTGCAGTTTCTGGAAAAGAGTTTTGGCAAGATGTAGAATACTTCAATCCATTGGGAGTTCTCTTGGATTTGGGATTGCCAGATATTACGGGGGCAGAGCTTTTAGAGCAAATCAAAACTAAACCAAAATACCGTCATATTCCAATAACAATTGTTTCAGCTAGAGATAAAAACATTGAACTTTTGGAAAAAGGAGCAGTAGGTTATCTCCAAAAACCGATTGAAGCAAAGGCTGTTCGTGATGAAGTATTGCGCCTTACTGGAATTTCTCACAAATCAACAAAGCAAATGCTCATTGTGGAAGACGACGAGTTTCAACAAAATTATTTGTTAGAACTCTTTGATAAAGAAGGGGTTGTTTGTAAAGGTGTTATGACAGAAGCTGCTGCAATACAGGAGTTAGAAACAGGAAATTATGACATCGTAATTGCTGATTTGAAGCTAGAACAAGGAACGGGAATGGGACTTTGTAGATTCATAAAAGAACATAATCTCAATATTCCAGTAATTATTTATACAGGAAAAGACTTGACAGCTTCCGAAAAAGAGGAAATGCGTCTCTATTCAGTAAGCGTAATCATAAAACATCCACAAGCTTATACACAACTTTTGGAGAAAGCAAAAATGTTTTTACATCAAGTAAATGAAAAAAATCCAACAAAAGGGTCAGTAAAGGAGGCTGCAAAAAAGGAAGAGGTAGCAACTGATTTAATAAATAAAGTTGAAAGTAAAGCCAAAGATGCAGAGCCTGAAACGACATCTACCTTTGCAGAAAGAGATAATAGCAACGATCATTTTAATAATGGAGACACATCAGAAGATTTTGATTCTATTGTCAATAAAAGTTTGGAGTCTTATTTGGCAGATGAAGCTGAAGAGGAAAATAGCAACGACCTTAGAGGAAAACGTATTCTAATTGTTGATGATGATGTCAGAAATGTTTTTGTAATGACTTCTGCTTTAGAAAATCATGATGCCGATATTGTAGAGGCTTTCAATGGAAAAGAAGCATTAGAAGCACTAGAAGATGAACCTGTTGATTTAGTTTTGATGGATATTATGATGCCAATTATGAATGGCTTCGAAACTATCGAAAATATAAGAAAGCAAGAAAAATGGAAAGACTTGCCTATCATTGCCGTAACTGCAAAAGCTCTTGATGAAGATAGAAGAAAATGTCTTGAAATGGGTGCAAATGATTATATGACCAAACCAGTAGATTATACTATCTTAATGAAGAAGATAAAACAACATCTCAACAAACAGAAAGCTTAA
- a CDS encoding 7TM diverse intracellular signaling domain-containing protein — protein MYKIIIFLYLSLLITSSFGQDNVITMKRSTDLFKVGKQVYFLEDKTGELSLKQIQKADKEGKFKLYHKDIFTHKATNSAFWFKFQTKNESETDSWLAINTTFLWEIDFYTPKDSLQNNYQVVQTGVLRPLQNKPYPTTKFWIPLQKVTNKQAQTFYFRIHTGQTIEVPLVIGSLQSLSQEKTISDYLTAGFVGALLIMFLYNSFLGIATRKHIYAYYIIYLFGVCLAATFINGYPFWVDIFDSFSIRHWIYTHTISWIAPIQISVGLITINYLGLRQKHKSFYYFIVIVLILIFMWGILNLFIPTYKIQFLHQVLLLSNTIITLSISYWLTFKGKKQALFYVVGWTCMFASIVVYLCTINGWLEYTIYTRNIIYFGILLEIWFFSLALSEHISNLRKENKKVVQNLLIKAEKEIEMRSQIIDNQKQLDQANTNSLKLEIANQERMILRSIIDNLPIFVAMIDKDGNYIIANKMYEDNFFLPVSHIEGSHYTKVLPNKLTKIHNGYINKAIAGNIVEFTDPMKLPSGKMTYSYGKYFPVFDEDKSLKYVTVFVTDVSDLKYKELELQKLNDTKDKLFSIISHDLRSPFAQLKGVLDLFEKGGISEAELKYFLPEITKNVNYTSDLLNNLVYWAKSQMSGLHADPEDFDIYKLIANKENLFAKEITAKDLTFMNNVQQNTFVYADKNMTDLVIRNLVANAIKFCKKSDTILVKSEETSNDFLIVRVVDTGIGISPKNKKKIFNEENFTTLGTHKEKGTGIGLKLCKEFIEGNGGKIWIDSEEGKGTIFSFSLPTKAK, from the coding sequence ATGTATAAAATTATTATTTTTTTGTATTTATCTTTACTTATTACATCTTCCTTTGGACAAGATAATGTAATAACAATGAAGCGTTCGACAGATTTATTCAAGGTAGGAAAACAAGTCTATTTTTTAGAAGATAAAACAGGAGAGTTATCTCTCAAACAAATTCAAAAAGCAGATAAAGAAGGTAAGTTCAAACTCTATCATAAAGATATTTTTACTCATAAAGCTACAAATAGTGCTTTTTGGTTCAAGTTCCAAACAAAGAACGAATCAGAAACAGATAGTTGGTTGGCAATAAACACTACTTTTTTATGGGAAATTGATTTTTATACTCCCAAAGATTCCTTACAAAATAATTATCAAGTCGTACAAACAGGTGTATTAAGACCTCTTCAAAACAAACCTTACCCTACCACAAAGTTTTGGATTCCTCTTCAAAAAGTAACAAATAAACAAGCTCAAACATTTTATTTTCGTATTCATACAGGACAAACTATTGAAGTGCCTTTAGTCATAGGTTCTTTGCAGTCTTTATCACAAGAAAAAACTATATCTGATTATTTGACAGCAGGTTTTGTAGGTGCTTTACTAATTATGTTTTTATATAATAGTTTTTTAGGAATAGCTACACGAAAACATATTTACGCTTATTATATTATTTATCTTTTTGGAGTTTGTCTTGCTGCTACATTTATAAATGGTTATCCTTTTTGGGTAGATATCTTTGATTCTTTCAGTATCAGGCATTGGATATATACACATACTATCTCTTGGATTGCCCCTATTCAGATTTCGGTAGGTTTAATTACTATAAATTATTTAGGACTTCGTCAAAAGCACAAATCTTTTTATTATTTTATAGTTATTGTCTTGATATTAATTTTTATGTGGGGTATTCTCAATTTATTTATTCCCACTTACAAAATACAGTTCTTACATCAGGTTTTATTGCTCTCAAATACTATCATTACTTTATCTATTTCGTATTGGCTTACTTTTAAAGGGAAAAAACAAGCTCTTTTTTATGTTGTTGGATGGACATGTATGTTTGCCTCCATTGTCGTTTATCTTTGCACCATAAATGGTTGGTTAGAGTACACTATTTATACACGGAACATCATCTATTTTGGAATATTACTGGAGATTTGGTTTTTTTCGTTGGCTTTGAGTGAGCATATTAGTAACTTGAGAAAAGAAAATAAAAAGGTGGTTCAGAATTTACTTATTAAGGCTGAAAAAGAAATTGAGATGAGAAGTCAAATTATTGACAATCAAAAGCAATTAGACCAAGCCAATACAAATAGTTTGAAGTTAGAAATAGCTAATCAAGAACGAATGATTTTGAGAAGTATAATTGATAATCTGCCTATTTTCGTAGCGATGATAGATAAAGATGGAAATTATATCATTGCTAATAAAATGTATGAAGATAACTTTTTCTTGCCTGTTTCACATATAGAAGGAAGTCATTATACAAAGGTGTTGCCAAACAAACTTACTAAAATACACAATGGTTATATCAATAAAGCCATAGCAGGAAATATAGTAGAGTTTACAGATCCTATGAAACTCCCAAGTGGAAAAATGACATACTCGTACGGTAAATATTTTCCTGTTTTTGATGAAGATAAAAGCCTAAAATATGTAACCGTTTTTGTAACTGATGTAAGCGATTTAAAGTATAAAGAATTAGAATTACAAAAACTCAACGATACAAAAGATAAGCTCTTTTCTATTATTTCACACGATTTGCGTAGTCCATTTGCACAGTTGAAAGGAGTTTTAGATTTGTTTGAAAAAGGTGGGATTTCGGAAGCTGAATTAAAATATTTTCTTCCCGAAATTACTAAAAATGTAAATTATACCTCTGATTTATTAAATAACTTAGTTTATTGGGCAAAAAGCCAAATGAGTGGACTTCATGCTGACCCAGAAGACTTTGATATTTACAAACTTATAGCAAACAAAGAAAATTTATTTGCCAAAGAGATAACAGCTAAAGATTTGACTTTTATGAATAATGTTCAGCAAAATACATTTGTGTATGCTGATAAAAATATGACAGATTTAGTGATAAGGAATTTGGTCGCCAATGCAATAAAATTTTGTAAAAAATCAGATACTATTTTAGTAAAATCTGAAGAAACTTCAAATGATTTTCTAATTGTACGAGTAGTAGATACAGGGATTGGAATCTCTCCAAAAAATAAAAAGAAGATATTTAATGAGGAAAATTTTACGACCTTAGGAACACACAAAGAAAAAGGAACAGGAATCGGGCTCAAACTCTGCAAAGAATTTATTGAAGGAAATGGAGGCAAAATTTGGATTGATAGCGAAGAAGGAAAAGGGACAATATTTTCATTCTCATTGCCTACAAAAGCCAAGTAG
- the raiA gene encoding ribosome-associated translation inhibitor RaiA — protein sequence MKLEMNYVDNDTSETLSDFIQTKVDKLETFYDGIINGEVYIRTEKGDPKKEKVVEIRLNVPGTSLFAKEGGETFESATDETVEALRRQIKKFKEKSSSY from the coding sequence ATGAAATTAGAAATGAATTATGTCGATAATGACACAAGTGAAACATTAAGTGATTTTATACAAACAAAAGTAGATAAATTAGAAACTTTCTACGACGGAATTATTAATGGAGAAGTTTATATTCGTACTGAAAAAGGAGACCCAAAGAAAGAAAAAGTAGTAGAGATTCGTTTGAATGTACCTGGTACAAGCCTTTTTGCTAAAGAAGGAGGAGAAACCTTTGAATCTGCTACTGATGAAACGGTAGAAGCATTACGCCGTCAGATTAAAAAATTTAAAGAAAAATCAAGTTCCTACTAA
- a CDS encoding AAA family ATPase, which yields MFPISLSINGLYSYKKKHVIKFDVLSEAGIFGIFGKVGSGKSSILEAITFAVFGRTDKLNISGDNRYYNMMNLDSDVVEISFEFLAGKEKEHFVCEFIAKRNSKKFDTVTNYNRRAAKKVGNDWQTIEFEEVEKAIGLSYDNFKRTVIIPQGQFAEFLQLKPAARIDMIKDIFSLHEYDLADNTRSLKKETEKQIEIIENIISHQFEYLTEDFIKNKKIEAENLTELITEQEKQINRKNEQKNQLEIIKTIFEEKNKKQIQLQKLQSQEETMKSREDNLNEFILIKNEFEQDLNDQKRIAANLNSIKEKQKETEKKYQEAQRNYDKTLEVKKEITAQKEENIKKIEQIEPINQLIKLKESEVQYNKIAARIEKGIGVISESQEKAQIKKTEFTKLKNSISELKGQIIDTQNLQNAFIWLDKNETLSKNQSEINIEIQSKKIEIEKLEVEKIAFEAKKLQLSEKELIQNIERVSQEIETLTMQKGLHQAVHALEDGQPCLVCGSEIHPNILDVENIESNLKSLKKQKKENEQNLKILQSEERELARFIEKITDKKQSLNKLLEKQSIIKTELETHQKLFLANEKQWKNLSKNEILKIQEEQKSVQTKIKKTETDLSKTEQEIESLNQEIERYKTGLENLKQEHASQKGQIKELERNAEKVNQLYRDASIPKLEKISIEIKRISEETEQEFLKNQEKEKQFFYQKSELEGTLKSILSQVEILNGELKSNQEQVLNKIQKLEKKLSQHDIQNILNQKLNTDNERKEITTFFTNLKTTLEEYQKLEKQTEGKHYQNDSFEKLLNEIKELTTKQKQDNSQQTIINQDIKKAEKDTLEKAEKEKSLSKLLQRQDNLQTLTKLFKGGSGGFVDFASTEYLRNLCSLANVRFRELTHHSLELILNETNEFEVRDFLSEGKTRTIKTLSGGQLFQASLCVALALSESMRKQQEFFFIDEGFGSLDNDSLQIVLNTLQSLQKENKVVGIISHVESLQQEIRTHLHIQKNQTEGSSIKLVAG from the coding sequence ATGTTTCCAATCTCATTATCTATAAACGGTCTTTATTCTTATAAAAAAAAGCATGTCATCAAGTTTGATGTTCTTTCAGAAGCTGGTATTTTCGGTATTTTTGGAAAGGTAGGAAGTGGTAAATCTAGTATTTTGGAAGCCATTACTTTTGCTGTTTTTGGGCGAACAGACAAGCTAAATATTAGTGGCGATAACAGGTACTACAACATGATGAATTTGGATTCTGATGTTGTAGAAATAAGCTTTGAGTTTTTGGCAGGGAAAGAGAAAGAGCATTTTGTGTGTGAGTTTATAGCCAAACGAAATTCTAAAAAGTTTGATACAGTTACCAATTATAATCGAAGAGCAGCTAAAAAAGTAGGAAATGACTGGCAAACCATCGAATTTGAAGAAGTAGAAAAAGCAATTGGACTTTCGTATGATAATTTTAAAAGAACGGTTATTATTCCACAAGGGCAGTTTGCTGAGTTTTTACAGCTAAAACCTGCTGCTAGAATTGATATGATAAAAGATATTTTTTCTCTTCATGAATATGATTTGGCAGATAATACACGTAGTTTGAAAAAAGAGACCGAGAAGCAAATTGAGATAATTGAAAATATAATTTCGCATCAATTTGAATATTTGACAGAGGATTTTATCAAAAATAAAAAAATAGAAGCAGAAAATTTAACAGAATTAATTACAGAACAAGAAAAACAAATCAATCGGAAAAATGAACAGAAAAATCAATTAGAAATCATCAAAACTATTTTTGAAGAAAAAAATAAAAAGCAAATTCAACTTCAAAAACTTCAATCACAAGAAGAAACTATGAAGAGTAGAGAGGATAATCTAAATGAATTTATTCTAATAAAAAATGAGTTTGAGCAAGATTTGAACGACCAAAAAAGAATAGCTGCAAATTTGAACTCTATCAAAGAAAAGCAAAAAGAAACAGAAAAAAAGTATCAAGAAGCTCAAAGGAACTATGACAAAACGCTAGAGGTAAAGAAAGAAATTACTGCTCAAAAGGAAGAAAATATCAAAAAAATAGAGCAAATTGAACCTATCAATCAGCTTATTAAGTTAAAGGAATCAGAAGTTCAATACAACAAAATAGCTGCAAGAATAGAAAAAGGAATAGGAGTGATTTCTGAAAGTCAGGAAAAAGCACAAATCAAGAAAACAGAGTTTACAAAACTTAAAAATTCTATTTCAGAGCTTAAAGGACAAATTATTGATACGCAGAATCTGCAAAATGCCTTCATTTGGTTGGATAAAAATGAAACACTATCAAAAAATCAATCTGAAATAAACATTGAAATACAAAGTAAAAAAATAGAAATTGAAAAACTAGAAGTAGAAAAAATAGCTTTTGAAGCCAAAAAATTGCAACTTTCTGAAAAAGAACTAATTCAAAATATAGAAAGAGTAAGTCAAGAAATTGAAACATTGACGATGCAAAAAGGACTTCATCAAGCTGTTCATGCATTGGAAGACGGACAGCCGTGTCTTGTTTGTGGTTCGGAAATTCACCCAAATATTTTGGATGTAGAAAACATTGAAAGCAATCTAAAATCACTCAAAAAACAGAAAAAAGAAAATGAGCAAAATCTAAAAATACTTCAAAGTGAAGAAAGAGAGTTGGCTCGTTTTATAGAAAAAATTACAGACAAGAAGCAAAGTTTGAATAAACTTCTTGAAAAACAATCAATAATAAAGACTGAACTGGAAACGCATCAAAAATTATTTTTAGCGAATGAAAAACAATGGAAAAATTTATCTAAAAATGAAATATTAAAAATTCAGGAAGAGCAAAAATCCGTTCAAACAAAAATAAAAAAAACAGAAACTGATTTATCAAAAACAGAACAAGAGATAGAAAGTCTAAATCAAGAAATTGAAAGATATAAAACGGGTTTGGAAAATCTAAAGCAAGAACATGCCTCACAAAAAGGACAGATAAAAGAGCTAGAAAGAAACGCTGAAAAAGTAAATCAACTTTATAGAGATGCTTCTATTCCAAAACTAGAAAAAATAAGTATAGAAATAAAGCGAATTTCAGAAGAAACAGAACAAGAGTTTCTAAAAAATCAAGAAAAGGAAAAGCAGTTTTTTTATCAAAAAAGTGAATTAGAAGGAACACTAAAATCTATTCTCTCTCAAGTTGAGATATTAAATGGAGAGCTAAAAAGCAATCAAGAACAGGTTTTGAATAAAATACAAAAGTTAGAAAAAAAACTCTCACAGCATGATATTCAAAATATTCTCAATCAAAAATTAAATACAGATAACGAGCGAAAAGAAATAACAACTTTTTTTACAAATCTAAAAACTACTTTAGAAGAGTACCAAAAACTAGAAAAGCAAACAGAAGGAAAGCACTATCAAAACGATTCTTTTGAGAAACTCCTAAATGAAATAAAAGAACTCACAACAAAACAAAAACAAGATAATTCGCAGCAAACTATTATCAATCAAGACATCAAAAAAGCAGAAAAAGATACGTTAGAAAAAGCAGAAAAAGAGAAATCATTATCCAAACTTTTGCAACGACAAGACAACCTACAAACACTGACTAAGCTTTTTAAAGGAGGAAGTGGTGGTTTTGTTGATTTTGCTTCAACAGAATATCTGCGTAATTTATGTAGCTTGGCAAATGTTCGCTTTAGGGAACTGACACATCATTCTTTGGAACTTATCTTGAATGAAACGAATGAATTTGAAGTACGTGATTTTTTGAGTGAAGGCAAAACAAGGACTATCAAAACGCTTTCTGGAGGGCAACTTTTTCAAGCTTCTTTATGTGTTGCTTTGGCACTTTCGGAGAGTATGCGAAAACAACAAGAGTTCTTTTTTATTGATGAGGGTTTTGGTTCTTTAGATAATGATTCGCTTCAAATTGTACTTAATACACTTCAAAGTTTGCAAAAAGAAAATAAGGTAGTCGGAATTATTTCACATGTGGAAAGTCTGCAACAAGAAATCAGAACACATCTTCATATTCAAAAAAATCAAACAGAGGGAAGTAGTATAAAACTGGTAGCTGGGTAG